The following coding sequences lie in one Steroidobacter denitrificans genomic window:
- a CDS encoding NAD(P)-dependent alcohol dehydrogenase, whose translation MTAMMKAAIFVEKGRIELADKPIPQVGPNDALIRITTTTICGTDIHILKGEYPVAKGLTVGHEPVGIVEKLGSAVQGYQEGQRVIAGAICPNFNSYAAQDGHPSQDGSYLIPHGRCGNHGYKATAGWRFGNMIDGTQAEYVLVPDAQANLAPIPEGLSDEQVLMCPDIMSTGFKGAENANIRLGDTVVILAQGPIGLCATAGARLLGATTVIAVDGNEHRLGISGKLGADVTLNFRNVDVVDEVMKLTGGKGADSSIEALGTQATFAQAMKVLKPGGTLSSLGVYSEDLSIPLAQFAAGLGDHTIRTALCPGGKERMRRLMNVIAAERLDLGVLVTHQRKLDDIVEAYDLFANQRDGVLKIAIKPQ comes from the coding sequence ATGACTGCCATGATGAAAGCCGCCATCTTTGTCGAGAAGGGCCGCATCGAGCTGGCCGACAAGCCGATTCCGCAAGTGGGTCCCAACGACGCGCTGATCCGCATCACTACCACCACGATCTGCGGTACCGATATCCATATTCTCAAGGGTGAATATCCGGTCGCCAAAGGCCTGACCGTAGGCCATGAGCCTGTGGGCATCGTCGAAAAACTCGGCAGCGCCGTACAGGGCTACCAGGAAGGTCAACGCGTGATTGCCGGCGCCATCTGTCCAAATTTCAATAGCTACGCAGCCCAGGATGGCCATCCCAGCCAGGACGGCAGTTACCTGATCCCGCACGGCCGTTGCGGCAACCATGGCTATAAGGCCACCGCAGGCTGGCGTTTCGGCAATATGATCGATGGCACTCAGGCCGAATACGTGCTGGTACCCGACGCACAGGCCAATCTGGCGCCCATCCCCGAAGGTCTGAGCGATGAGCAGGTGCTGATGTGTCCGGACATCATGTCCACCGGATTCAAGGGTGCGGAAAACGCCAATATTCGACTCGGCGATACCGTGGTCATCCTAGCTCAGGGTCCCATCGGCTTGTGCGCCACCGCCGGTGCACGCCTGCTGGGTGCCACCACCGTGATCGCCGTGGACGGCAACGAGCACCGCCTGGGTATCTCCGGAAAGCTGGGCGCCGACGTGACATTGAACTTCCGCAATGTAGATGTAGTGGACGAGGTCATGAAGCTTACCGGCGGCAAGGGCGCCGATAGCTCCATCGAGGCGCTGGGTACGCAGGCCACGTTCGCGCAGGCGATGAAGGTGCTCAAACCCGGCGGTACGCTGTCGAGTCTGGGCGTATATTCGGAAGACCTGTCGATCCCGCTGGCGCAATTCGCCGCCGGCCTGGGCGATCACACCATCCGCACTGCGCTGTGCCCTGGCGGCAAGGAGCGCATGCGCCGGCTGATGAACGTGATCGCCGCCGAGCGTTTGGATCTGGGTGTGCTGGTCACGCATCAACGCAAGCTCGATGACATCGTCGAGGCCTATGACCTGTTTGCCAATCAGCGCGACGGGGTGCTCAAGATCGCGATCAAGCCTCAATGA
- a CDS encoding ATP-binding protein encodes MYPRFIERQLRQALSDTRVALITGPRQAGKTTLAEKLARDDMPFLTLDDDTTLDTAQRDPVGFVRGLDRAIIDEVQRAPRLLLAIKRSVDIDKRPGRFVLTGSANLMTLPQVADSLAGRMALSELLPLSQGELRGKPGSFLDRVFQGKAPAVGDLVIGAELVRTVLSGGYPEVLERPSWARRQKWFLDYLKAIIERDVRHIAKVDHLRQMPRLLRILAQHSGQLVNYSGLGAPLAISHVTTQKYVGIFEKLYLLRTLPPWHDNEIKRLVKTPKLHFLDSGLLAALRNLSPERLQSDRTVFGSLLETFVLAELLKLATWSGGHFEFHHFRDRYDNEVDVVIEDHDGHIVGIEVKSSATVSSGDFSGLRKLADACGKRFTLGLVLYDHDTLVPFGERLFAAPISTLWGD; translated from the coding sequence ATGTACCCGCGCTTCATCGAGCGCCAGTTACGCCAGGCGCTGTCGGATACCCGTGTCGCGCTGATCACGGGACCTCGCCAAGCAGGTAAAACGACGCTTGCCGAGAAGCTCGCCAGGGATGACATGCCCTTCCTCACGCTCGATGACGACACCACACTCGATACGGCTCAACGAGATCCGGTGGGGTTCGTGCGCGGACTCGACCGCGCCATTATCGATGAAGTTCAACGCGCCCCGCGCCTGTTGCTGGCCATCAAGCGCAGCGTGGATATCGATAAGCGTCCCGGCCGCTTCGTGCTGACGGGTTCGGCCAATCTCATGACTCTGCCGCAAGTGGCGGATTCGCTGGCCGGCCGCATGGCGCTATCCGAGCTGCTGCCTCTGTCGCAGGGCGAGCTGCGCGGCAAGCCGGGCAGTTTTCTCGATCGTGTTTTCCAGGGCAAAGCGCCCGCCGTCGGCGATCTCGTCATCGGCGCCGAGCTGGTTCGAACCGTATTATCCGGAGGTTACCCGGAAGTCCTGGAGCGTCCCTCCTGGGCGCGCCGACAGAAATGGTTTCTGGACTACCTCAAAGCCATCATCGAGCGCGACGTGCGTCATATCGCCAAAGTGGATCATCTGAGGCAAATGCCGAGATTGCTGCGCATCCTCGCGCAGCACTCGGGACAGCTGGTGAATTACTCCGGCCTCGGCGCGCCCCTGGCCATCTCTCACGTGACGACACAAAAGTACGTGGGTATTTTCGAGAAGTTGTACTTGCTGCGCACGCTGCCACCATGGCACGACAATGAGATCAAGCGCCTCGTCAAGACACCCAAGCTGCATTTCCTGGACTCGGGACTACTCGCAGCCCTACGGAATCTTTCCCCCGAGCGCCTGCAGTCGGATCGCACGGTCTTCGGATCTTTGCTGGAAACATTCGTGCTCGCCGAACTCCTCAAGCTTGCGACTTGGAGTGGCGGCCATTTCGAGTTCCACCACTTTCGGGACCGATACGACAACGAGGTCGACGTCGTCATCGAAGACCATGACGGGCACATCGTCGGCATCGAAGTCAAAAGCAGCGCGACGGTGTCGAGCGGGGATTTTTCGGGGCTGCGAAAACTTGCCGACGCATGCGGCAAGAGATTCACGCTCGGCTTGGTCCTCTACGACCACGACACGCTCGTGCCCTTCGGCGAGCGGCTGTTCGCCGCGCCGATTTCGACGTTGTGGGGAGATTAG
- a CDS encoding IS1634 family transposase produces the protein MHIDVVPNRKSRPAYLLRETFREGNTVRKRTIANLSSLTDEQIHALRAILKGEPLYPLQTLFNVVGSQAHGHVEAVRLAMTKLRLSSLLGTKPSRERDLVLAMLAARVLCPRTKLATTRWWHTTTLAQDFGVADASETELYAAMDWLLERQGAIQKKLAQRHLGPDSVVLYDLSSSYFEGTTCPLAKLGYSRDGKRGMLQVNYGLLTDRRGCPVAVSVYEGNTSDPQTLMPEIARLKQEFGVEQLVMVGDRGMISQKAIHTLTNEQGVRWITALKSTSIRTLVNQGHVQLDLFDERNLFELEHPDYPGERLVACRNPALAQLRAHKREELLCATEKQLEKIRASVAKGRLRGQDNIGVRVGRIVNQYKMAKHFALDIREDLFGFERKTDGIETEARLDGLYVIRTSVPAQIMDAAECVRQYKSLAQVERAFRTLKSVDLRIRPIHHRLAERVRAHILLCVLAYYIEWHMREAWRELLFADEDQAAKATRDPVAPAKRSEAAKRKALTGRLPDATPAHSFSTLLAELSTIVRNTCRAALPGESTSTFAAVTTANSKQQRALELLQKITV, from the coding sequence ATGCATATCGATGTTGTACCCAACCGTAAGTCCCGCCCCGCCTACCTGCTGCGCGAGACGTTCCGCGAGGGAAACACGGTCAGGAAGCGCACGATCGCGAACTTGTCCAGCCTCACCGATGAGCAGATCCATGCCTTGCGCGCGATTCTCAAGGGTGAGCCCCTGTACCCACTCCAGACGCTGTTCAACGTCGTGGGATCGCAGGCACACGGCCACGTCGAGGCGGTGCGCCTGGCCATGACCAAGCTGCGCCTGAGTTCACTGCTGGGCACGAAGCCCTCACGCGAACGCGATCTGGTGCTGGCCATGCTGGCCGCCCGGGTGCTCTGCCCGCGCACCAAGCTCGCCACCACCCGCTGGTGGCACACCACCACCCTCGCGCAGGACTTCGGCGTGGCGGATGCGAGCGAGACGGAACTCTACGCCGCCATGGACTGGCTGCTCGAGCGCCAGGGCGCGATCCAGAAAAAGCTGGCCCAGCGGCATCTGGGTCCCGACAGCGTAGTGCTCTACGACCTGTCGTCGAGCTATTTCGAGGGAACCACCTGCCCGCTGGCGAAACTCGGCTACAGCCGCGACGGTAAGCGGGGGATGCTGCAGGTCAACTACGGCTTGCTCACCGACCGCCGGGGCTGTCCGGTCGCTGTATCGGTCTACGAGGGCAACACCTCAGACCCGCAAACGCTGATGCCGGAAATCGCGCGGCTGAAGCAGGAGTTTGGGGTCGAGCAGCTGGTGATGGTGGGTGATCGCGGCATGATCTCCCAGAAAGCCATCCATACGTTGACGAATGAACAAGGCGTACGCTGGATCACCGCGCTCAAGAGCACCTCCATCCGCACGCTGGTGAACCAGGGACATGTGCAGTTGGATCTGTTCGACGAGCGCAATCTGTTCGAGCTTGAGCACCCCGATTATCCCGGTGAACGCCTGGTTGCCTGCCGTAACCCGGCGCTCGCGCAACTGCGCGCACACAAGCGCGAAGAGCTGTTGTGCGCCACCGAAAAGCAGCTCGAGAAGATCCGCGCGTCCGTGGCCAAGGGGCGCTTGCGAGGCCAAGATAACATCGGTGTGCGGGTTGGCCGCATAGTCAATCAATACAAGATGGCCAAGCACTTCGCACTCGATATCCGCGAGGATCTCTTCGGCTTCGAGCGCAAGACCGACGGTATCGAAACCGAAGCCCGCCTCGATGGGCTCTATGTCATCCGCACCAGCGTCCCGGCCCAGATCATGGACGCGGCCGAATGCGTGCGCCAATACAAATCGTTGGCTCAAGTAGAGCGCGCGTTCCGAACGCTGAAGAGCGTGGATCTGCGCATCCGGCCGATCCATCATCGGCTCGCCGAGCGAGTACGCGCACATATCCTGCTGTGCGTACTGGCCTACTACATCGAATGGCACATGCGCGAAGCCTGGCGCGAGCTGCTGTTTGCGGACGAAGACCAGGCCGCCAAAGCCACGCGCGATCCGGTGGCGCCGGCGAAGCGCTCTGAGGCCGCGAAACGCAAAGCCCTGACGGGTCGGCTTCCCGACGCAACGCCCGCCCACAGCTTCTCAACGCTCCTGGCGGAGTTGTCCACGATCGTGCGAAATACCTGCCGCGCCGCGCTGCCCGGCGAGTCGACATCCACGTTCGCCGCGGTGACCACCGCGAACTCGAAACAACAGCGCGCACTGGAGTTGTTGCAGAAGATCACCGTGTAG
- a CDS encoding XRE family transcriptional regulator produces the protein MSRKKKGRIGSSFESFLKDEGTYEETSALAIKRTLAWQLENAMAKESLTKNEMAKRMHTSRSQLDRILDPNNDRIQLDTVFKAARALGREVRLELV, from the coding sequence ATGAGCAGGAAAAAGAAAGGGCGCATCGGCTCGTCCTTCGAAAGTTTCCTGAAGGACGAAGGCACCTACGAGGAAACCAGCGCGCTGGCGATCAAGCGTACCCTCGCATGGCAGCTTGAAAACGCCATGGCGAAGGAGAGCCTGACCAAGAATGAAATGGCTAAACGGATGCACACGAGCCGCAGCCAGCTTGACCGCATCCTCGACCCGAACAACGACAGGATTCAGCTCGATACAGTGTTCAAGGCTGCGCGGGCGCTTGGGCGTGAGGTGAGGCTGGAACTGGTGTAA
- a CDS encoding type II toxin-antitoxin system RelE/ParE family toxin produces MKKLPAAFYCTAAGNEPVREWLKALDEPDRRIVGQDIATAEFGWPVGMPVCRSLGKGLYEIRSDISRGRITRMIFCVEDGKMVLLHGFIKKTQKTPKADLDLALKRKKEVST; encoded by the coding sequence ATCAAGAAGCTTCCAGCGGCGTTCTATTGCACGGCGGCGGGTAACGAGCCAGTGCGGGAATGGCTCAAGGCGCTTGACGAACCTGACCGCCGCATCGTCGGCCAGGACATTGCCACCGCCGAATTCGGCTGGCCTGTCGGGATGCCCGTCTGCCGCTCGCTCGGTAAAGGATTGTATGAAATCCGCAGCGACATCAGCCGTGGGCGCATTACGCGCATGATCTTCTGTGTCGAGGACGGAAAGATGGTTCTGCTGCACGGGTTCATCAAGAAGACGCAGAAAACTCCGAAGGCGGATTTGGATTTGGCATTGAAACGAAAGAAAGAGGTAAGCACATGA
- a CDS encoding type II toxin-antitoxin system RelE/ParE family toxin encodes MIFLETPVFTRQIQALVDDDQYRELQARLMAKPEAGDLIPRSGGLRKIRMGLAGRGKRGGARVIYYWVKPRSQIYMLLAYAKNEQEDLTADQLKVLKDLVQEEFG; translated from the coding sequence GTGATCTTCCTGGAAACACCTGTCTTCACGCGCCAGATTCAGGCGCTGGTTGACGATGACCAATACCGGGAACTGCAAGCCCGGCTCATGGCCAAGCCCGAGGCAGGCGACCTGATCCCACGCAGCGGGGGATTGCGGAAGATCAGGATGGGTCTGGCAGGCCGCGGCAAACGCGGCGGTGCCAGGGTCATCTACTACTGGGTAAAGCCCAGATCACAGATTTACATGCTGCTCGCCTACGCCAAGAACGAGCAGGAAGACCTGACTGCCGACCAGCTCAAGGTCTTGAAGGACTTGGTACAAGAGGAGTTCGGCTAA
- the nadS gene encoding NadS family protein encodes MDPKLFAELTKSIKQAGAIARGERKPSRRFEFTPSRIQAVREKTELSQAQFARLLGVSIKTLQNWEQARRAPTGPAKALLRIMEKEPSAALRALRSEAA; translated from the coding sequence ATGGACCCGAAACTGTTTGCAGAGCTGACCAAAAGCATCAAGCAAGCTGGCGCCATCGCGCGGGGCGAGCGCAAGCCGTCGCGTCGCTTTGAGTTCACGCCGTCCAGGATTCAGGCTGTGCGGGAGAAGACTGAACTTTCGCAGGCTCAGTTCGCCCGGCTGCTCGGCGTCAGCATCAAGACGCTGCAGAACTGGGAGCAGGCCCGACGAGCTCCGACCGGACCGGCCAAGGCTCTGCTTCGGATTATGGAAAAGGAGCCTTCTGCCGCGCTGCGCGCCCTGAGATCAGAAGCGGCGTAG
- a CDS encoding YebC/PmpR family DNA-binding transcriptional regulator has protein sequence MGRIFEVRKHTMFARWNRMAKQFARIGKDITIAVKAGGPDPAGNPQLRRVIQNARAVNMPKDKVEAAIRRASGKEAANYTEILYEGYGPHGVAILAEAATDNPTRTVASLRNIFSKHDGNLGTANSVSFQFKKMGVFRLNPEGIDQDDLELYLIDHGLEEMGESIGEKDEPQLVIRCLFPEFGQLQKALEDRHITPLSAEHEYICLTPTELPEPQATEVMELIDKLEQDEDVQKVYHTLA, from the coding sequence ATGGGACGCATTTTCGAAGTCAGAAAGCACACGATGTTTGCGCGCTGGAACCGCATGGCCAAGCAGTTTGCGCGCATCGGCAAGGATATTACGATCGCCGTGAAGGCAGGAGGCCCCGACCCCGCAGGCAACCCGCAACTGCGCCGGGTGATCCAGAATGCGCGCGCGGTCAACATGCCGAAGGACAAGGTCGAGGCGGCGATCCGCCGCGCCTCGGGCAAGGAAGCGGCCAACTACACCGAAATCCTCTATGAGGGCTATGGCCCTCACGGCGTGGCTATATTGGCCGAGGCGGCTACGGACAATCCCACCCGTACCGTCGCCAGCCTGCGCAATATTTTCTCCAAGCACGACGGCAATCTCGGCACCGCCAACAGTGTCAGCTTCCAGTTCAAGAAGATGGGTGTATTTCGTCTGAACCCCGAAGGAATCGACCAGGATGATCTGGAGCTGTACCTGATCGATCACGGTCTGGAGGAAATGGGCGAAAGCATCGGCGAGAAAGACGAACCCCAGCTCGTGATCCGCTGCCTGTTTCCCGAGTTCGGTCAATTGCAGAAGGCACTGGAAGACCGCCATATCACGCCGTTATCGGCCGAACATGAATATATTTGCCTGACGCCCACGGAACTCCCCGAGCCCCAGGCCACCGAAGTGATGGAATTGATCGACAAACTCGAGCAGGACGAGGATGTGCAGAAGGTGTATCACACGCTGGCCTGA
- a CDS encoding DUF1840 domain-containing protein — MLVTFRSTATESITLFGEHASALLKLMGTTGRVPGALGAEDVPAALSSLEKAVERLKTEARAEAQAQTDDRVSRAPASSKVASAEVGDDSHREHSDADQAPPISIEMRAVPLIALLKRAAAAGAEVMWQAS; from the coding sequence ATGCTGGTCACCTTCCGATCCACCGCCACCGAATCAATCACTCTGTTCGGCGAGCACGCCAGCGCCCTGCTGAAACTCATGGGGACCACGGGCCGGGTTCCCGGCGCGCTCGGTGCCGAGGATGTGCCGGCGGCGTTGAGCTCACTCGAGAAAGCAGTCGAACGACTGAAAACGGAAGCTCGGGCGGAAGCCCAGGCGCAGACTGACGACAGAGTCTCCCGCGCCCCCGCATCCTCCAAGGTGGCGTCCGCCGAAGTCGGCGACGACTCACACCGGGAGCACTCCGACGCGGACCAGGCGCCGCCGATTTCCATCGAAATGCGCGCAGTACCGCTGATCGCTCTGCTCAAGCGAGCCGCTGCGGCGGGTGCCGAGGTCATGTGGCAGGCAAGCTAA
- a CDS encoding HDOD domain-containing protein, whose amino-acid sequence MIASLAGLGTLAVVSWSVFFLRHRRPEDPGTAAAVKRGASATEQAARNEMSTADNELRFSTTATDVLLARCDELAFGLAPADKPFSAHEAVLERIGQGLAAAIHQRDYFPRRPLLLPRLLQMLNDDESTRQDVVRLLLDDPALAGNVLQRANSAYYRPSPMPIDSLDAAVRALGTDGLRGLVASAILQPVFRVPKGIFEDFAQITWEQAQRSARAAETGARSAGSADPFVAQLLGLLRPLARIVLFRLAMDIYSGHPDLSPHAEVFARSMRRHASSVARLIASSWALPDPSLLALDEQLHEQPPSSMSMLGRCLYYGELCGAAAMLEARGMLDRDDAETLLTTQGLPHDDARRMLQAALSADRE is encoded by the coding sequence ATGATTGCCTCGCTGGCAGGACTGGGTACCCTGGCGGTCGTCTCCTGGAGCGTGTTTTTTCTCCGTCACCGTCGGCCGGAGGATCCGGGAACGGCTGCGGCGGTGAAAAGAGGTGCTTCGGCCACCGAGCAGGCAGCCCGGAATGAAATGTCTACAGCGGATAACGAACTGCGCTTCTCGACTACCGCAACCGACGTTCTTTTGGCACGGTGCGACGAACTGGCCTTCGGGCTCGCGCCCGCCGATAAGCCGTTCAGCGCACATGAAGCTGTCCTGGAGCGTATTGGACAGGGCCTCGCCGCCGCCATTCATCAGCGTGATTATTTTCCACGCCGGCCGCTGCTGCTGCCCAGGCTGCTGCAGATGCTGAACGATGACGAAAGTACCCGCCAGGACGTGGTACGCCTGCTGTTGGATGATCCGGCGCTCGCCGGCAACGTGCTGCAGCGTGCCAACAGCGCTTATTACCGCCCCTCGCCCATGCCTATCGACAGTCTCGACGCCGCCGTGCGCGCGCTCGGGACCGACGGCCTGCGCGGGCTGGTGGCGAGCGCGATTCTTCAACCCGTGTTTCGCGTCCCCAAGGGGATCTTCGAAGATTTCGCGCAAATCACCTGGGAGCAGGCACAGCGCTCGGCCAGAGCGGCGGAGACCGGTGCGCGTTCGGCCGGCAGTGCCGATCCATTCGTTGCTCAACTGCTGGGACTGTTGCGGCCGTTGGCGCGTATCGTCCTGTTCAGGCTGGCGATGGATATATATAGCGGGCATCCGGATCTTTCGCCTCATGCCGAGGTATTCGCACGATCGATGCGCCGGCATGCGTCCTCGGTGGCACGGCTCATTGCATCCTCATGGGCACTGCCCGATCCCTCCCTCCTGGCCCTCGACGAACAGTTGCACGAGCAGCCGCCGTCGTCGATGTCGATGCTGGGACGTTGTTTGTATTACGGTGAGTTATGCGGGGCTGCTGCAATGCTGGAGGCACGCGGCATGTTGGATCGTGACGACGCTGAGACACTGCTCACGACCCAGGGCCTGCCGCACGATGACGCTCGTCGAATGCTGCAGGCCGCCCTGTCCGCCGACCGGGAATAG
- a CDS encoding MBL fold metallo-hydrolase has protein sequence MSLVSGQLDQIAVAVRRLVARNPGYMTGPGTNTYLLGTDRCIVIDPGPDDPMHVERILAQTAARIDAVLVTHTHPDHSPAAAALAQASGATILGRPPPLHGRQDRTFAPLRVLNDGDELRVDEMHLKVLHTPGHASNHLCFLLQEQGLLFTGDHLMQGSTVVIVPPDGNMRQYLDSLERLKREPVRCIAPGHGELIQDATAEVDRLIAHRLGREAKVLLRLRQAGRARIEALLPEVYDDVDVRLHPVAMFSLRAHLLKLEEDGRVCRDSTADDAAWFAAETD, from the coding sequence ATGTCGCTCGTATCAGGCCAGCTGGATCAGATTGCCGTCGCAGTACGGCGTCTCGTGGCACGCAATCCTGGATATATGACGGGACCGGGAACGAATACGTATCTGCTCGGTACGGACCGTTGTATCGTGATCGATCCAGGCCCGGATGATCCGATGCATGTCGAGCGGATCCTGGCTCAGACTGCGGCGCGTATCGATGCCGTGCTGGTCACCCATACACATCCGGATCATTCCCCCGCCGCCGCCGCCCTGGCGCAGGCGAGCGGGGCGACGATCCTGGGACGTCCACCGCCCCTCCATGGACGGCAGGACAGGACGTTCGCGCCGCTGCGGGTCTTGAACGATGGTGATGAACTGCGGGTCGACGAAATGCACCTGAAGGTGCTGCATACACCGGGGCATGCCTCGAATCACTTGTGCTTCCTGCTCCAGGAGCAGGGGTTGCTGTTTACGGGAGATCATCTGATGCAGGGGTCTACCGTGGTGATTGTGCCGCCCGATGGGAACATGCGTCAGTATCTTGATTCGCTCGAGCGCCTGAAGCGCGAACCGGTCCGCTGCATCGCCCCGGGGCATGGCGAATTGATCCAGGACGCGACGGCCGAGGTCGATCGGTTGATCGCTCATCGCTTGGGGCGCGAAGCCAAGGTCTTATTGCGATTACGCCAGGCCGGTAGGGCACGGATCGAAGCACTGTTGCCTGAGGTTTATGATGATGTCGATGTACGGCTGCACCCGGTCGCGATGTTTTCACTACGGGCACACCTGCTGAAGCTCGAAGAAGATGGACGCGTGTGTCGCGATTCGACAGCCGATGATGCCGCCTGGTTTGCCGCGGAAACGGACTGA
- a CDS encoding ATP-binding cassette domain-containing protein, with protein MQIAEPASIELANCSLILDGQAVLQDVSFTLRRGERWALIGANGSGKTFLLKMLRGDVWPTPTGHERRCYRFDGNVSNEPRNIKQYMAYVGSEHQDKYIRYGWNLSVTQLVTTGLFDEDIPLTRPSRAQRERVARVIRRFSLWGLRDRRFLSLSYGQRRLALVARAFAGPAKVLLLDEVFNGLDASAKRQLRQALERPRGGHDWILTSHRPKELPANVTHIAEIVAGRIVSAGPVSSPDAKGLMQRSGPTAVVRRYDRAVEVSEADDPVPVRAKRSGGGAEACHGVAKTGSIDLPAALRSRPAGPKDSTRRGWLVRIRNADVYRDYRRVIRGLHWTLNRGEHWAVLGANGSGKSTLLSLLHGDLHPALGGTIERWGCPFGTPIERWKRRTGWVSPELHATHETVQSIEQVVISGRYSSVGLSTQPTAQDLGAARRWMRFFGIERLRERRPRQVSYGQFRLALLARAMVNDPWLLLLDEPCTGLDGTVRAHVLSFIEAVARGGTQVVMAVHDSEDIVPSIRHVLNIQRGGRTTTTLRAAQPGLRATSRSA; from the coding sequence TTGCAGATTGCCGAACCCGCATCGATCGAGCTGGCGAATTGTTCGCTGATCCTTGACGGCCAGGCTGTACTGCAGGACGTCAGTTTCACTCTGCGCCGCGGCGAGCGTTGGGCGCTCATCGGCGCCAACGGATCGGGCAAGACATTCTTGCTCAAGATGCTGCGGGGCGATGTGTGGCCCACGCCGACGGGGCACGAACGCCGTTGCTACCGGTTCGACGGCAACGTCAGCAATGAGCCGCGCAACATCAAGCAGTACATGGCCTACGTCGGGTCAGAACATCAGGACAAGTACATTCGCTACGGTTGGAATCTCAGCGTGACGCAACTGGTCACGACCGGCCTGTTCGATGAGGATATTCCACTGACCCGGCCATCGCGCGCACAACGCGAGCGGGTGGCGCGAGTGATACGCCGATTCAGTTTATGGGGATTACGCGATCGCCGTTTTTTGAGCCTGTCCTATGGGCAGCGCCGCCTGGCGCTGGTGGCGCGGGCGTTTGCCGGTCCAGCCAAGGTGCTGCTGCTGGACGAGGTGTTCAATGGGCTCGATGCGAGCGCAAAAAGACAACTCAGGCAGGCGTTGGAACGGCCCCGTGGCGGCCATGACTGGATATTGACTTCGCACCGGCCCAAAGAGCTGCCGGCCAATGTGACGCATATAGCCGAAATCGTGGCGGGCCGAATCGTTTCGGCCGGACCGGTAAGCTCGCCAGACGCGAAGGGATTGATGCAGCGCAGCGGGCCGACAGCCGTTGTACGCAGATATGATCGAGCGGTGGAGGTGAGCGAAGCCGATGATCCGGTGCCGGTGCGCGCCAAGCGTTCGGGGGGCGGCGCCGAAGCTTGCCATGGTGTCGCGAAGACCGGCTCCATCGATCTTCCGGCCGCATTGCGTTCTCGCCCTGCCGGGCCGAAGGATTCCACCCGCCGCGGCTGGCTGGTGCGCATCCGCAATGCCGATGTCTATCGAGACTATCGCCGTGTGATCCGCGGGCTCCACTGGACCTTGAATCGGGGCGAACACTGGGCGGTGCTGGGTGCGAACGGCTCGGGGAAATCCACCTTGCTGAGCCTCCTCCATGGTGATCTGCACCCGGCGCTGGGTGGTACGATCGAGCGGTGGGGATGCCCATTCGGCACGCCGATCGAGCGTTGGAAGCGGCGCACGGGCTGGGTGTCGCCGGAACTGCATGCAACACACGAGACGGTGCAGTCCATCGAACAGGTCGTGATTTCGGGGCGTTATTCCAGTGTCGGGCTATCAACGCAGCCCACGGCCCAGGATCTCGGGGCGGCCCGGCGCTGGATGCGTTTTTTCGGTATCGAGCGGCTGCGCGAACGCAGACCGCGCCAGGTGTCTTATGGACAGTTCCGGCTGGCGCTGTTGGCGCGCGCCATGGTCAATGACCCTTGGTTGCTGTTGCTGGATGAGCCTTGCACGGGTTTGGACGGTACGGTGCGCGCGCATGTGCTGTCGTTCATTGAAGCGGTGGCGCGCGGCGGCACCCAGGTGGTCATGGCGGTACACGATTCCGAGGACATCGTGCCCTCGATCCGCCACGTGCTGAACATACAACGCGGCGGCCGGACGACTACGACATTGCGCGCTGCCCAACCGGGACTGCGTGCCACCTCCCGATCCGCGTGA